In Penaeus monodon isolate SGIC_2016 chromosome 15, NSTDA_Pmon_1, whole genome shotgun sequence, a genomic segment contains:
- the LOC119581642 gene encoding rhodopsin-like produces the protein MSSWNNPVQDTVLPSTNPYGNYTVVDTVPESMLHMVHSHWYQFPPMNPLWYGLLGFWMTIMGTLSVAGNFVVIWVFMNTKSLRTPANLLVVNLAISDFFMMLTMTPPLLVNAYWGTWILGAFFCEVYAFLGSFFGCVSIWSMVFITADRYNVIVKGVSAEPLTSGGAMMRIAGTWLFTLAWCLPPFFGWNRYVPEGNMLACGTDYLTETELSRSYLYVYSVWVYLFPLAYIIYSYTFIVKAVAAHEKGMREQAKKMGVKSLRSEEAQKTSAECRLCKVALMTVTLWFMAWTPYFVINWGGMFNKPIVTPLFSIWGSVFAKANAVYNPIVYAISHPKYRAALEKKLPCLACNTEGRDGGSDAASNATAQSTEKAESA, from the coding sequence ATGTCGAGTTGGAACAACCCAGTTCAGGACACTGTCCTTCCATCCACCAACCCTTATGGCAACTATACAGTGGTAGACACTGTGCCAGAAAGCATGCTCCATATGGTGCATTCTCACTGGTACCAGTTTCCCCCAATGAATCCTCTCTGGTATGGTCTTCTCGGCTTCTGGATGACTATCATGGGAACACTATCTGTAGCTGGTAACTTCGTAGTCATCTGGGTATTCATGAATACCAAGAGTCTGCGAACACCTGCCAACCTGTTAGTCGTCAACCTGGCCATCTCCGACTTCTTCATGATGCTTACCATGACTCCTCCTCTCCTGGTCAACGCTTATTGGGGTACATGGATTCTCGGTGCATTCTTCTGTGAGGTCTACGCTTTCCTCGGTTCTTTCTTCGGTTGCGTGTCCATCTGGTCCATGGTCTTCATCACTGCTGACCGATACAATGTCATCGTCAAGGGAGTATCTGCTGAACCTCTCACATCTGGTGGTGCTATGATGAGGATTGCTGGCACTTGGCTCTTCACTCTTGCCTGgtgccttcctcctttcttcggaTGGAACCGATATGTACCTGAGGGTAACATGCTTGCCTGTGGTACTGACTACCTGACAGAAACTGAACTCTCCAGGAGCTATCTGTACGTCTACTCTGTATGGGTATATCTCTTCCCTCTTGCCTACATCATCTACAGCTACACTTTCATCGTTAAGGCTGTTGCTGCTCAcgagaagggaatgcgagaacaGGCCAAGAAGATGGGAGTTAAGTCTCTGAGAAGCGAGGAAGCCCAAAAGACCTCTGCTGAGTGCCGTCTGTGCAAGGTTGCTCTCATGACCGTCACCTTGTGGTTCATGGCTTGGACCCCCTACTTTGTCATCAACTGGGGAGGAATGTTCAACAAACCTATTGtcactcctcttttctctatctggGGATCCGTCTTCGCCAAGGCCAACGCCGTCTACAACCCCATCGTGTACGCCATCAGCCACCCCAAGTACCGAGCTGCCCTTGAGAAGAAGCTGCCTTGCCTTGCCTGCAATACTGAAGGCAGAGATGGCGGTTCTGATGCTGCTTCCAATGCCACTGCTCAGAGTACTGAGAAGGCCGAGTCTGCCTAA